ataataataataataataataataataataataataataataataataataataaaaataataataatgaaagcAACAACAATAGCTTTACAATGACTTCAATATtctaatagtttttttaaaaaataattaaagacCAATTCAAGCAGTTACACTTAATGGTGGATTTAAAATGCCATCATGGTatgatattaaatcattatcatcaagaGGTGATGAAGATCCAGCTCAAGTTGATGAATCAAAGAATATAATTGAAACTATTATCAAACATGAAATGGAAGAAGAGAAAATTCCAGCTGAAAGAATTATAATTGGTGGTGTATgtgtttttaatattaatatacaGATAGATAGATAGATAGATAGATagaaatatatataatatataatatataatttcaaaataatttaggtttataaaaattaatacaatataatatataCAATATACAATATACAGTTTTCACAAGGTGCagcattatcattatatacATTTTATTCACAAACTGAAACCAAATTAGGTGGTTGTATTGCATTATCAGGTTATTTACCATTGGCAACTAAATTTGTagcaaattcattaaataaagaacaaCCATTACTCATGATCCACGGTGATTGTGATCAAGTAGTTCGTCATCAATGGGGTAAATTATCATTCGACCATTTAAAAAGTCAAGGTATTAATGGTGAATTTATAACATTAAAAGGTTTAGGTCATCATTCAAGTCCAGaggaaattgatttaatgacaaagtttatttctaaaacattaccaaaataaaaataaaaataaaaataaaaataaaaataataaaaataaaaaaataaaaataaaaataaaacattaccaaaataaaaaaaaaaaaaaaaaaaatagacaGACGAGTCAATAACAGTCATTACCCAGtcaaaatctatttttaaatcgtTCACCATAATTtcccacttttttttttttcttttaattttaattttttaattttgtaaaaaaaaaatagatttttttattttttttttttttttcttaattttataaatttattttttttttttttttttttttataattcaaattaagTCAactcaatttaattttaatttcatattttataattattaattatttttttttaaaaaaaaaaaaaaagaaaacaaaatagAATGTCAGTAGAtcaagaattaattgaaactcAAAAGAATTGGATCCCATTAGAAGCAAATCCAGAAGTATTAACAACATTTATGCAAAGTTTAGGAGTTTCTAAAGATTGGGAATTCTGTGATATATATGGTATTGATGAAGGTTTACTTGAAATGGTACCATCACCATGTGTAGctgtaattttattattcccAATCACCAATGAagtatgtatttttatttttatttttatttttatttttattttaattttaattttaattttcaaattcattcattctcaaataattaataattttatactAAATTTAGTATGAAGataaaagatataaattAGAGAAAGAGATTGAAGAGAAAGGTCAAGTTTTATCAgataaagtttattttatGAAACAATATATTGGAAATGCATGTGGTACAATTGGTGTGATTCATTCAGTATTAAACAATGCAAAtgttattgaatttaatgaaaatggtttctttaaacaatttttagaTAAAACCACATCACTTTCAACTGAAGAGAGAGCAATCTCACTTTTGAAAAATAGTGAAATCGAAAAATCTCATGAAATCTCTGCACTTCAAGGTCAAAGTAATGTACCACAAGAAGATGAACCTGTAGTTTTACATTTTGTTTCATTTGTTCATGTatgtagtaataataataataataataataataataataataataataataataataataataataagttaataattaataaattaataaatttttactaataattaatttaataattaattatttaataataggTTGATGGACATTTATATGAATTAGATGGTAGAAAACCATTTGCAATTAATCATGGTGAATCAAGTGCTGaaacattattaaaagatacaGCTAATGTTTTACAAAAGATGATTGATGAAGAtccaaaagaaattagatttaatttaatGGGTTTGgttaaaaaaccaaatgaaGAAAgtgaggaagaagaagaaaaagaaaaagaagaaacaaaataaataaataataattatttcttttttttttttttttttttataattaatattttttcttttttttttttttttttataattattattattaacttaatatttaattatttttttttattaaaatatcatttaaagataagaaggaaaataaataaattaaaaaaaaaaaaaaaaaaaaaaaaaaaaaatataaaaggcTAAccttccttttttttttttattttattttattttattttaatttaatttaatttttaaaagaatcatCTAATTTTTCAACAATTCTATAATAAGATTTCCATTCTTTTTTACCATTTCCTTGTTTGGTGAAAGAAGCAGCTGTACGAGTTGAAAAATCTCTAATTTGTTTATCTGGAATatctaattttgaaatatcacCACCAACCATTGATAACATTTTAACTTGGATTTCACAAGTTTTAACGAGTTGATAGAGGAAAAAGAAAGCTTCTTCGATGGAATTACCACATGAAACGATACCGTGATTACGGAGAATTAAATTCTTATTTACAGGTCCCAACGATTTAACGATACGTTCTTGTTCTTGAGCATTGATTGAAATACCTTCATAGTTGTGATAAGAGATATcaccaataataaaagaGTTTTGACTGATTGGTAATAAACCTTCCTTAT
This region of Dictyostelium discoideum AX4 chromosome 3 chromosome, whole genome shotgun sequence genomic DNA includes:
- a CDS encoding phospholipase/carboxylesterase family protein codes for the protein MIKTILKNSYIQKEITTHSATVIFSHGLGDSGAGWIEVMEEIQSRNNGHIRFICPNAPIQAVTLNGGFKMPSWYDIKSLSSRGDEDPAQVDESKNIIETIIKHEMEEEKIPAERIIIGGFSQGAALSLYTFYSQTETKLGGCIALSGYLPLATKFVANSLNKEQPLLMIHGDCDQVVRHQWGKLSFDHLKSQGINGEFITLKGLGHHSSPEEIDLMTKFISKTLPK
- the ahhA gene encoding alpha adducin, whose translation is MISNNKFTSSDDLSLVNKTKYSDEEYLVRVKLAATYRMVAHLGWDELIYNHLTARVPGTDHMLLNAFGMRFDEVTATSLVTIDMDGKIIDAGSTDLGINKTGYVIHGAIHKARPDILATMHVHQEDTVAVACYKEGLLPISQNSFIIGDISYHNYEGISINAQEQERIVKSLGPVNKNLILRNHGIVSCGNSIEEAFFFLYQLVKTCEIQVKMLSMVGGDISKLDIPDKQIRDFSTRTAASFTKQGNGKKEWKSYYRIVEKLDDSFKN
- the uch1 gene encoding peptidase C12 family protein, whose translation is MSVDQELIETQKNWIPLEANPEVLTTFMQSLGVSKDWEFCDIYGIDEGLLEMVPSPCVAVILLFPITNEYEDKRYKLEKEIEEKGQVLSDKVYFMKQYIGNACGTIGVIHSVLNNANVIEFNENGFFKQFLDKTTSLSTEERAISLLKNSEIEKSHEISALQGQSNVPQEDEPVVLHFVSFVHVDGHLYELDGRKPFAINHGESSAETLLKDTANVLQKMIDEDPKEIRFNLMGLVKKPNEESEEEEEKEKEETK